One window of Akkermansia biwaensis genomic DNA carries:
- a CDS encoding ExbD/TolR family protein, whose protein sequence is MARHKKLEPIEDEDPKLDISSLIDVCFLLLIYFIVATSLIQERKLDMSMPGSAPSDTAAQIEPALIRIIKDGTIYWGKDNSLMIDNDMNNHNLSTLVQQLEAKKQEASAVGTKPVVQLWVEGEVPHQRVIDVMNALTEAGITTVALTDLKDD, encoded by the coding sequence ATGGCCAGACACAAGAAATTGGAACCGATTGAGGATGAAGATCCCAAGCTGGATATCTCGTCCCTGATCGACGTGTGCTTCCTTCTGCTGATTTACTTCATCGTGGCGACCTCTCTGATTCAGGAACGCAAGCTGGATATGTCCATGCCCGGCAGCGCTCCGAGCGATACGGCCGCCCAGATCGAACCCGCTCTGATCCGCATCATCAAGGACGGCACCATTTACTGGGGCAAGGACAACAGCCTGATGATCGACAATGACATGAACAATCACAACCTGTCGACGCTCGTGCAGCAGCTGGAAGCCAAGAAGCAGGAAGCCAGCGCCGTGGGCACCAAGCCCGTCGTTCAGTTGTGGGTGGAAGGCGAAGTCCCCCACCAGCGCGTCATTGACGTCATGAACGCCTTGACGGAAGCCGGGATCACAACGGTGGCCCTGACCGACCTCAAGGACGATTAA
- a CDS encoding ExbD/TolR family protein, with protein MGKKKANIASDEESGEMDMSPMIDMVFLLLIFFVVNATAITVKKDKNIQMPTATSSGEVKSANGCIVVNVYGEGEGKRPDGMSNDVRWASDVSAPLNSPEELKEYIKNLAERFKDKQDFETRLYLRGDQKALFKGSREVIRVAAECGVTKVVFAVLPAKNSAPASRED; from the coding sequence ATGGGGAAGAAAAAAGCCAATATAGCTTCCGATGAAGAGAGCGGGGAAATGGATATGTCCCCCATGATCGACATGGTGTTCCTCCTGTTGATTTTCTTCGTGGTGAACGCTACGGCCATTACCGTTAAAAAGGATAAGAACATTCAGATGCCTACGGCCACCAGCTCCGGTGAAGTGAAGTCCGCCAACGGCTGTATCGTGGTGAATGTGTACGGGGAAGGCGAAGGCAAACGGCCCGACGGCATGAGCAATGACGTGCGCTGGGCTTCCGATGTCAGCGCCCCTCTCAATTCTCCGGAAGAACTGAAGGAATACATCAAGAACCTTGCGGAACGCTTCAAGGACAAGCAGGATTTTGAAACGCGCCTTTATCTGCGCGGCGACCAGAAGGCTCTGTTCAAAGGCTCCCGCGAAGTCATTCGCGTGGCGGCGGAATGCGGAGTGACCAAAGTGGTCTTTGCCGTGCTGCCCGCCAAGAACTCCGCCCCCGCAAGCAGGGAAGACTAA
- a CDS encoding MotA/TolQ/ExbB proton channel family protein, which produces MKNLFRLGFRFAAFATVLMAAFSTSAFAQDAAAAGPQEKTMLDKWIIAGGWTMIPIMLVEAFIVFLVIYNMVALKKDKFCPEDLKVTLLQLMAECRIRSAIEVAAGSPTYLGRLVAYALPNVDATRPEDLGKDAIEDAIADFTANESRSVFKWINMLALCAQISPMLGLFGTVQGMVGAFGTLSTAGQADPTQLAGDISVALLTTFWGLINAIIATPFFFFQKGIANAHIAECVGTLQEMVNTSINVVNAEAQLARIPEGLA; this is translated from the coding sequence ATGAAGAACCTTTTTAGACTGGGTTTCCGTTTCGCTGCATTCGCTACTGTGCTGATGGCTGCATTTTCCACGTCGGCCTTTGCCCAGGATGCGGCAGCCGCCGGCCCGCAGGAAAAGACCATGCTTGACAAGTGGATCATCGCCGGTGGTTGGACCATGATTCCGATCATGCTGGTGGAAGCCTTCATCGTCTTCCTGGTGATTTACAACATGGTTGCCCTGAAAAAGGACAAGTTCTGCCCGGAAGACCTGAAAGTCACCCTTCTTCAACTGATGGCCGAATGTCGCATCCGCTCCGCCATTGAAGTGGCTGCCGGTAGCCCCACCTATTTGGGCCGCCTGGTTGCCTACGCCCTGCCGAACGTGGACGCCACCCGTCCGGAAGATCTTGGCAAGGACGCCATCGAAGACGCCATTGCCGACTTTACGGCCAATGAAAGCCGTTCCGTGTTCAAGTGGATCAACATGCTTGCCCTTTGCGCGCAGATTTCTCCGATGCTCGGCCTCTTCGGTACGGTGCAGGGGATGGTGGGTGCGTTCGGTACGCTGTCCACTGCGGGCCAGGCGGACCCCACCCAGCTTGCCGGTGACATTTCCGTGGCCCTGCTGACGACGTTCTGGGGCCTGATCAACGCCATTATCGCCACGCCGTTCTTCTTCTTCCAGAAGGGCATTGCCAACGCCCATATTGCCGAATGCGTGGGAACGCTGCAGGAAATGGTGAATACCTCTATCAACGTGGTGAACGCTGAAGCCCAGCTTGCCCGCATCCCCGAAGGCTTGGCCTGA
- a CDS encoding endonuclease III domain-containing protein, producing MDKKERASVVQEELMRLYENPPIPLTHHDPYTLLVAVLLSAQCTDKRVNLVTPALFALASTPEEMARQDVEAVREIVRPCGLSERKASAIVNLSRILAEQYGGQVPCDFQALESLPGVGHKTASVVMAQAFGVPAFPVDTHIFRLSRLWGLSSGKTVEAVERDLKALYPQNTWGDLHLRIVLYGREYCPARGCGGSCPICSRLNRTEGFTDV from the coding sequence ATGGACAAGAAAGAACGGGCCTCCGTCGTACAGGAGGAATTGATGAGGCTGTATGAAAATCCGCCCATTCCCCTTACCCACCATGATCCCTATACCCTGCTGGTTGCCGTTCTTTTGTCCGCCCAGTGTACGGACAAGCGTGTGAACCTGGTTACTCCGGCCCTGTTTGCCCTGGCTTCCACGCCGGAGGAAATGGCCCGGCAGGACGTGGAGGCCGTGCGTGAAATCGTGCGCCCCTGCGGCCTTTCGGAGAGGAAGGCTTCCGCCATCGTGAACCTGAGCAGGATTCTGGCGGAGCAGTACGGCGGGCAGGTCCCCTGCGACTTCCAGGCGCTGGAATCACTGCCCGGCGTGGGTCATAAGACGGCCTCCGTTGTCATGGCGCAGGCGTTCGGCGTTCCGGCGTTTCCGGTGGATACCCACATCTTCCGCCTGTCGCGCCTGTGGGGGCTGAGCAGCGGGAAAACGGTGGAGGCCGTGGAGCGCGATCTGAAAGCTCTTTACCCTCAAAACACATGGGGGGATCTCCATTTGCGCATCGTGCTGTACGGCCGGGAATATTGCCCCGCCAGAGGGTGCGGAGGGAGCTGTCCCATCTGCAGCCGGCTGAACCGGACGGAGGGGTTTACAGACGTTTGA
- a CDS encoding 3D domain-containing protein has protein sequence MNLRIIATLSCAVMAMFVSSCATNGAVTGTGKSDSDTLVLARVSEKSPGFVQPLAPSRSAMPSSSLPKLGRDKHKMPFYHPSQRTRVVRTTAYTHSERDHLAYGPRNAVGTSLKYTSSVRSAAADWSVYPLGTTFRIKGQPYLYVVDDYGSALVGTGTIDIYQPSKKLMKDWGRRYVELTIVRWGDPANSLEVLSGRRGYKHCRTMYAALQHRVSKGLYAKADK, from the coding sequence ATGAATCTACGAATAATTGCCACCCTGTCTTGCGCCGTTATGGCGATGTTTGTCAGCAGCTGTGCGACAAACGGTGCCGTCACCGGCACGGGGAAATCCGATAGTGATACTCTTGTCCTGGCCCGCGTAAGTGAAAAATCGCCGGGATTTGTTCAGCCTCTGGCGCCCAGCCGCTCGGCGATGCCCTCTTCCAGCCTGCCCAAACTGGGGCGCGACAAGCACAAGATGCCGTTTTACCATCCGTCCCAGCGTACTCGCGTAGTGCGCACGACGGCTTACACCCATTCCGAACGCGACCATTTGGCGTACGGCCCCCGCAATGCGGTGGGCACGTCCCTGAAGTACACGTCTTCCGTGCGCAGCGCGGCGGCGGACTGGTCCGTCTATCCGCTGGGGACCACGTTCCGCATCAAGGGCCAGCCCTACCTCTACGTTGTTGACGACTACGGCAGCGCCCTGGTGGGCACGGGCACCATTGACATTTACCAGCCCAGCAAAAAGCTGATGAAGGATTGGGGACGCCGCTACGTGGAACTGACCATCGTGCGCTGGGGAGACCCGGCCAACAGCCTGGAAGTCCTCAGCGGCCGCCGGGGCTACAAGCACTGCCGCACCATGTACGCCGCCCTTCAGCACCGCGTGTCCAAGGGCCTGTACGCCAAGGCCGACAAGTAA
- a CDS encoding uracil-DNA glycosylase produces the protein MSAGLPQHLTLDYLRSLLSRGVEHAPVTEEARKVLRQWVIEARRVARGDTPASAPPVSGTEHPHPAGIPENSQPASVDEISFGNELRAILNGVHPGGTEEEPAVPRHVAFDLEGETEEEKLASLRELVLHWPPLKNLNSLRDTPVFSSGNPRADIMMVTDAPGLYEEKLGRPLAGPSGEKLDAMLQAMGITRADIYLTHLVKFRPSLPRQLTNNRPPTDREIEISRPILREEIMLVRPKVVVALGAIAARGILQSGETPLSALRGTFHTAFDTPVRVTYNPSYLLRTEDISEKRKVWEDMLCVMERAGLPISDKQRSYFLPRK, from the coding sequence ATGTCCGCCGGCCTGCCCCAACACCTCACCCTTGACTATCTGCGCTCTTTGTTATCCAGGGGCGTGGAGCACGCGCCCGTGACGGAAGAGGCCCGGAAAGTCCTGAGGCAGTGGGTGATTGAGGCGCGCCGGGTGGCCCGGGGAGACACTCCCGCCTCCGCTCCGCCCGTTTCCGGAACGGAACATCCCCATCCTGCCGGCATTCCGGAGAACTCCCAACCCGCTTCCGTGGATGAAATCTCCTTCGGCAACGAACTCAGAGCCATCCTCAACGGCGTGCATCCCGGAGGGACGGAAGAGGAACCCGCCGTTCCGCGCCACGTGGCCTTTGACCTGGAGGGGGAAACGGAAGAAGAAAAACTTGCCTCCCTCCGCGAACTGGTGCTGCACTGGCCCCCGCTCAAAAACCTGAATTCCCTGCGGGACACCCCCGTCTTTTCCTCCGGCAATCCCCGGGCGGACATCATGATGGTGACGGACGCTCCCGGACTGTATGAAGAAAAGCTGGGCAGGCCCCTGGCGGGACCGTCCGGGGAAAAGCTGGACGCCATGCTCCAGGCCATGGGCATTACCCGAGCGGACATTTACCTGACCCACCTGGTCAAGTTCCGTCCCTCCCTGCCCCGGCAGCTCACCAACAACCGCCCCCCCACCGACCGGGAGATAGAAATTTCCCGTCCCATCCTCCGGGAAGAAATCATGCTGGTGCGTCCGAAAGTGGTTGTCGCCCTGGGCGCCATCGCCGCCAGGGGAATCCTCCAATCCGGGGAAACGCCGCTTTCCGCGCTGCGGGGAACCTTCCACACGGCTTTCGACACGCCCGTGCGCGTCACCTACAACCCCAGCTACCTGCTGCGGACGGAAGATATTTCGGAAAAGCGAAAGGTCTGGGAAGACATGCTGTGCGTCATGGAACGGGCGGGGCTCCCCATCTCGGACAAACAGCGTTCCTATTTCCTACCCAGAAAGTAA
- a CDS encoding copper-transporting P-type ATPase produces MTNCSHCRHDSGKNEAPEQALSHSSSPHGGMNMKGMDMPPSSPAPADPGPSPSGAVYTCPMHPQIRQNHPGSCPICGMTLEPVLPSAAPQDNRELDDFRRRFYISLPLVIVLFAISMGGHIAAWLNPGVQNWVELLLAAPVVLWAGKPLLIRGWESVKTRNPNMWTLIGAGTSVAFLYSLAATIVPGWFPEVFVRDGHVPVYYEAAAIIISLSLLGQVLELKARSRTAEAIRSLMNLAPSTAHLVLPNGVESDIPLKEVQPGDVLRVKPGEKIPVDGILKDGGSDVDESMLTGEPIPVTHVPGDTLIGATLNTTGTFTMTAREVGDGTVLARIVSLVAQAQRTKAPMQRLADKVARYFVLAVAAVAILTFFVWGFWGPQPSWPHGLVNAVAVLIVACPCALGLATPMSMMVASGKAASLGILFRDAASLETMHKVDTLVMDKTGTLTEGRPSLVNVTTAGGMNMDKLLAQCASLEQGSEHPIARAFVQRARDEKLPLDSVADFQSFPGGGVAGTIQGSKVSLGTGDMMQKQGVDISSLAPWVDEQRRQGRVTVFAALDGQAAGAFSLADKIRDNTRRALADLKARGIHIIIASGDAPATVEAVAQELEIPEYHGGMSPADKQSLVSSLKKQGSVVAMAGDGVNDAPALAEADVGIAMGTGSDVAMQSCGVTLVKGNLLVISKAFALSTATVNNMKSNLGFAFIYNALGIPIAAGVLYPFWGILLSPVIAAAAMCLSSVSVILNALRLRHFS; encoded by the coding sequence ATGACGAACTGCTCACATTGCCGGCATGATTCCGGCAAAAACGAGGCCCCGGAACAGGCTCTTTCCCATTCTTCCTCACCCCACGGGGGCATGAATATGAAGGGAATGGACATGCCTCCCTCCTCCCCTGCCCCTGCGGACCCAGGCCCTTCCCCTTCCGGCGCCGTTTACACCTGCCCCATGCATCCCCAAATCCGGCAGAACCATCCCGGTTCGTGCCCCATCTGCGGCATGACGCTTGAACCCGTTCTTCCTTCCGCCGCCCCGCAGGACAACAGGGAACTGGACGACTTCCGCAGGCGCTTCTACATTTCCCTCCCGCTGGTGATCGTGCTCTTTGCCATTTCCATGGGCGGCCACATCGCCGCATGGCTGAATCCGGGGGTGCAGAACTGGGTGGAACTGCTGCTGGCCGCCCCCGTAGTCCTGTGGGCGGGCAAGCCGCTGCTGATCCGTGGCTGGGAATCCGTTAAAACGCGCAATCCCAATATGTGGACGCTGATCGGAGCCGGAACTTCCGTCGCCTTCCTGTACAGTCTGGCGGCTACGATCGTGCCCGGATGGTTTCCTGAGGTCTTCGTCCGCGACGGCCACGTACCCGTGTATTATGAAGCGGCGGCCATCATCATCTCCCTGAGCCTGCTCGGGCAGGTCCTGGAATTGAAGGCCAGGTCCCGCACGGCGGAAGCCATCAGGTCGCTGATGAACCTGGCCCCCTCCACGGCGCACCTCGTGCTGCCCAACGGCGTGGAGAGCGACATTCCCCTGAAAGAAGTCCAGCCCGGCGACGTGCTGAGGGTGAAACCGGGAGAAAAGATTCCCGTGGACGGCATCCTGAAGGACGGAGGGAGCGATGTGGACGAATCCATGCTCACGGGAGAACCCATTCCCGTCACCCACGTTCCCGGAGACACCTTGATCGGCGCCACGCTGAACACCACGGGCACCTTCACCATGACGGCCCGGGAAGTGGGGGACGGCACCGTGCTGGCACGCATCGTCAGCCTGGTGGCCCAGGCCCAGAGGACAAAGGCCCCCATGCAGCGGCTGGCGGACAAGGTGGCGCGTTATTTTGTCCTTGCCGTGGCGGCGGTCGCCATACTCACATTCTTCGTCTGGGGATTCTGGGGACCGCAGCCGAGCTGGCCGCACGGGCTGGTGAACGCCGTGGCCGTCCTGATTGTGGCATGCCCGTGCGCACTGGGACTGGCTACCCCCATGTCCATGATGGTGGCCTCCGGAAAGGCGGCCTCCCTGGGCATCCTGTTCCGGGACGCGGCTTCCCTGGAAACCATGCACAAGGTGGACACCCTGGTCATGGATAAAACCGGGACCCTCACGGAAGGCAGGCCCTCCCTCGTCAACGTCACCACGGCAGGCGGCATGAACATGGACAAGCTGCTTGCCCAATGCGCCTCCCTGGAACAAGGCAGCGAACATCCCATTGCGCGCGCCTTCGTCCAGAGAGCGCGGGATGAAAAACTCCCCCTGGACTCCGTTGCGGACTTCCAGTCCTTCCCCGGAGGGGGTGTGGCCGGAACCATCCAGGGCAGCAAGGTATCCCTGGGTACCGGGGACATGATGCAGAAACAGGGCGTGGACATTTCCTCCCTGGCCCCGTGGGTGGATGAACAGCGTCGGCAGGGCCGCGTGACCGTTTTTGCCGCGCTGGACGGACAGGCGGCGGGGGCGTTCTCCCTGGCGGACAAAATCCGCGACAACACGCGCAGGGCTCTTGCGGACCTGAAGGCGCGCGGCATCCACATCATCATCGCCTCCGGAGACGCGCCGGCAACGGTGGAAGCCGTGGCGCAGGAACTGGAAATTCCCGAATACCACGGAGGCATGTCTCCGGCGGACAAGCAATCCCTGGTCTCCAGCCTCAAAAAACAGGGAAGCGTGGTTGCCATGGCCGGCGACGGCGTGAACGATGCCCCCGCGCTGGCGGAGGCGGACGTGGGCATCGCCATGGGAACGGGATCGGACGTAGCCATGCAGAGCTGCGGCGTCACGCTGGTGAAAGGGAACCTGCTGGTCATCTCCAAGGCCTTCGCCCTTTCCACCGCCACCGTGAACAACATGAAGTCCAACCTGGGCTTTGCCTTCATATACAACGCACTGGGCATTCCCATAGCCGCGGGCGTCCTTTATCCCTTCTGGGGCATCCTGCTCTCCCCGGTCATTGCGGCGGCGGCCATGTGCCTGAGTTCCGTTTCCGTCATCCTCAACGCCCTGCGCCTGCGGCATTTTTCATGA
- a CDS encoding YraN family protein, whose product MRLFHRWNCPCLNREERSTDWLGAYGELAASSFLRAAGCSVLRRNWRPVRGGEIDLVCRDGACLVFVEVKTRTHGGYGGARRAVNARKRALIRQGAAEWLRQLPDTVPFRYDIVEVMYREGEVPEITRLCGAFGERDLAAS is encoded by the coding sequence TTGCGCCTGTTTCACAGATGGAATTGTCCCTGCCTGAATAGGGAAGAGCGGAGTACGGACTGGCTGGGCGCTTACGGGGAGCTGGCTGCGTCCTCCTTCCTGCGCGCGGCTGGCTGTTCCGTTTTACGGAGGAATTGGCGTCCCGTCCGCGGAGGAGAGATTGATTTGGTGTGCCGTGACGGAGCCTGCCTTGTCTTTGTGGAGGTGAAAACGCGCACGCATGGCGGCTACGGGGGAGCGCGCCGGGCCGTGAATGCCCGCAAGCGCGCCCTGATCCGCCAGGGAGCGGCTGAATGGCTGCGCCAGCTTCCGGACACGGTTCCCTTCCGCTACGATATTGTGGAAGTCATGTACCGGGAAGGTGAAGTTCCGGAAATCACGCGCCTTTGCGGAGCGTTTGGAGAGCGGGACTTGGCGGCGTCATGA
- a CDS encoding ribonuclease HII, protein MAERSHPDMSFETEARASGFLHVAGVDEAGRGPLAGPVVAGAAILPEHLEGLPGLNDSKQLTAAKREALFAALLERADVHCSVGIASTEEIDRLNILRATHLAMARAVEGLSLRPDFCLVDGLPVKGLPVPHRAIVKGDGRSLSIAAASVLAKVTRDRMMTEADAEFPQYGFAKHKGYGTKVHMEALRKHGPCPLHRRSFAPVSQMELSLPE, encoded by the coding sequence ATGGCGGAAAGATCACACCCGGACATGAGCTTTGAAACGGAGGCGCGGGCTTCCGGCTTCCTGCACGTGGCCGGGGTGGACGAGGCCGGACGCGGTCCGCTGGCCGGTCCCGTGGTGGCCGGCGCCGCGATTCTGCCGGAGCATCTGGAAGGCCTTCCCGGCCTGAACGATTCCAAGCAGCTTACCGCCGCCAAACGGGAGGCCCTGTTTGCCGCCCTGCTGGAACGTGCGGACGTGCATTGCTCCGTGGGCATTGCCTCCACGGAGGAGATCGACCGGCTCAATATTCTGCGCGCCACCCATCTGGCGATGGCCCGCGCCGTGGAGGGGCTTTCCCTGCGGCCGGATTTCTGCCTGGTGGACGGCCTCCCCGTGAAGGGACTGCCCGTGCCGCACCGCGCCATTGTGAAGGGGGACGGCAGAAGCCTGTCCATCGCCGCCGCCAGCGTGCTGGCCAAGGTAACGCGCGACCGGATGATGACGGAGGCGGACGCCGAGTTTCCGCAGTATGGTTTTGCAAAACACAAGGGGTATGGCACCAAGGTTCACATGGAGGCCCTGCGGAAGCATGGGCCTTGTCCGCTGCATCGCCGCTCGTTTGCGCCTGTTTCACAGATGGAATTGTCCCTGCCTGAATAG
- a CDS encoding hemolysin family protein: protein MSDPDPLSILAASGAAEVPVIEPALGGIALAVAGLVLFLLLNAFFVASEFALMKVRESQLHAEEGATARTRRKLVLAKKAVRHLDLYLSACQIGITLSSLALGFLGAPFVAELTAPFLYSLGLEASAPVYWAALVLTFLFFACCHVVLGEFLPKCMAVRHPGKSVMAVAPLLYSFYGVFKYTGILGLTNGIARFIMKYLLGIDPGVAACTVHSTDELMYLVEESERSRELTRQEAEISKNALELNDMCVKDVMTPRSEVDVMDLTAPFEENWALARESWHTRFPLVEGDHLDEVKGWVHVKDLLKLVGQDNPDLMSVKRELRVVPDTMPLDSLLTFFLKEHAHFALVVDEFGDSIGLVFLDDILEQIVGDDIQDEFDREEMREFVKTGKDTYAVNGAVTLFDLADYLPEMDLDCPGVTTLGGYMISQLGHIPEEGEELKIGRYRAVVTGSDGRRITQILLTRLPEEQEEK, encoded by the coding sequence ATGAGTGATCCAGACCCTCTGAGTATTCTTGCGGCCTCCGGGGCCGCTGAAGTGCCGGTTATTGAACCGGCGCTGGGTGGGATAGCGCTGGCAGTGGCCGGCCTTGTCCTTTTCTTATTATTGAATGCGTTTTTCGTGGCGAGCGAGTTCGCCCTGATGAAAGTCCGCGAAAGCCAGCTGCACGCTGAGGAAGGCGCCACGGCGCGGACGAGGAGGAAGCTGGTCCTCGCTAAAAAGGCGGTCAGGCACCTGGACCTGTATTTGTCCGCCTGCCAGATAGGCATCACGCTTTCCTCCCTGGCGCTGGGTTTTTTGGGCGCTCCGTTCGTGGCGGAGCTGACGGCACCCTTTCTGTACTCCCTGGGCCTGGAAGCCTCCGCACCCGTTTACTGGGCGGCCCTGGTTCTTACCTTCCTTTTCTTTGCCTGCTGCCATGTGGTTCTGGGGGAATTTCTTCCCAAGTGCATGGCGGTCCGGCATCCCGGCAAGTCCGTCATGGCGGTGGCCCCCCTGCTGTATTCCTTTTATGGGGTGTTCAAATATACGGGCATTCTCGGCCTGACCAACGGAATCGCCCGGTTTATCATGAAATACCTGCTGGGTATTGATCCCGGAGTGGCGGCGTGCACCGTGCACAGCACGGATGAACTGATGTACCTGGTGGAGGAGAGCGAGCGCTCCCGCGAACTGACCCGGCAGGAGGCGGAAATCTCCAAGAACGCCCTTGAATTGAACGATATGTGCGTGAAGGACGTCATGACGCCGCGTTCCGAAGTGGACGTCATGGACCTGACGGCTCCCTTTGAGGAGAACTGGGCCCTGGCGCGGGAATCATGGCATACCCGCTTTCCGCTGGTGGAAGGAGACCATCTGGACGAGGTGAAGGGCTGGGTGCACGTGAAGGACCTGCTCAAGCTCGTGGGCCAGGATAATCCGGACCTGATGAGCGTGAAGCGGGAATTGCGCGTGGTGCCGGATACGATGCCCCTGGACAGCCTGCTGACTTTCTTTTTGAAGGAGCACGCCCATTTTGCCCTGGTGGTGGACGAGTTCGGGGATTCCATCGGCCTCGTGTTCCTGGACGACATTCTGGAACAGATCGTGGGCGATGACATTCAGGACGAGTTTGACCGGGAGGAAATGAGGGAATTCGTCAAGACGGGCAAGGATACTTATGCCGTGAACGGCGCCGTCACCCTGTTTGACCTGGCGGACTACCTGCCGGAAATGGACCTGGATTGTCCGGGCGTGACCACGCTGGGCGGCTACATGATCAGCCAGCTGGGGCATATTCCGGAGGAAGGGGAGGAATTGAAAATAGGCCGTTACCGGGCCGTGGTGACGGGATCGGACGGCAGAAGGATCACGCAGATTCTGCTGACCAGGCTGCCGGAGGAACAGGAGGAGAAATAA
- a CDS encoding FmdB family zinc ribbon protein, translating to MPIYEYISEHPDDPEQSCPVCRRGFELRRPVDRAPLEKCLVCKHPVRKVISRVNVPEITKPLSVSDAKAAGFTVLEKRDKGVYEKL from the coding sequence ATGCCCATATACGAGTACATTTCCGAACACCCCGACGATCCCGAACAGTCCTGTCCGGTGTGCCGCCGCGGTTTCGAATTGCGGAGGCCCGTGGACCGTGCGCCGCTTGAAAAGTGCCTGGTATGCAAGCACCCGGTGCGCAAGGTGATCAGCCGGGTGAACGTCCCGGAAATCACCAAGCCCCTGTCCGTTTCCGACGCCAAGGCCGCCGGCTTTACCGTGCTGGAAAAACGGGACAAGGGTGTTTATGAAAAATTGTGA
- the rpsN gene encoding 30S ribosomal protein S14, whose product MAKKSWIARDKKKADTVKRYAELREQLKAEKDYIGLTMLPRNASPTRMVNRCLVSGRRRAFIRRFKLSRISFRELANAGMIPGVTKSSW is encoded by the coding sequence ATGGCTAAGAAGAGCTGGATAGCAAGAGACAAGAAAAAGGCTGACACCGTCAAGCGCTACGCAGAGCTGCGCGAGCAATTGAAGGCTGAGAAGGATTATATCGGTTTAACCATGTTGCCCCGCAATGCAAGCCCGACCCGTATGGTCAACCGCTGCCTTGTTTCGGGCCGCCGCCGTGCATTCATCCGCCGCTTCAAGCTTTCCCGTATTTCCTTCCGCGAACTGGCCAACGCCGGCATGATCCCCGGTGTGACCAAGTCCAGCTGGTAA
- a CDS encoding argininosuccinate synthase translates to MKIVVAYSGGLDTSVLLKWLKEKYNAEIIAYCADVGQAEELDGLEEKALATGASKCFIGDLKEDFATNYIFPMMQANALYEGRYLLGTSIARPCISKDMVDLAIREGADAIAHGATGKGNDQVRFELAVNALAPNIKVIAPWRDPEFRRQFPGRTEMIAYAESHGIPIRQSLKKPYSMDRNLLHISFEAGMLEDTWYDGTTPADREMYKLSVSPEDAPDQAEYIQLLYEKGDVVGIQYDGLDGLLKELDVTPRGERDGYTLLSPLGVMYVLNALGGKHGIGRVDIVENRFVGMKSRGIYETPGGTILLAAHRDIETITVDREVQKVRDSLIPEYATLVYNGFWFAPEREAIQALVTKSQETVNGEVRLKLYKGNIMYAGRRSPQSLYSEEIATMEGGHEELYNQDDAEGFIHLNGLRLKQFSRVNKPYGH, encoded by the coding sequence ATGAAAATCGTAGTTGCATACTCTGGCGGCCTTGACACCTCCGTTCTTCTGAAGTGGCTCAAGGAAAAGTACAATGCCGAAATCATCGCATACTGCGCGGACGTAGGCCAGGCTGAAGAACTTGACGGCCTGGAAGAAAAAGCCCTTGCGACGGGCGCCTCCAAATGTTTCATCGGCGACCTCAAGGAAGACTTCGCCACCAATTACATCTTCCCGATGATGCAGGCCAACGCCCTGTACGAAGGCCGCTACCTGCTGGGCACCTCTATCGCGCGCCCCTGCATCTCCAAGGACATGGTGGACCTGGCCATCCGGGAAGGAGCGGACGCCATCGCCCACGGCGCCACCGGCAAGGGCAACGACCAGGTGCGCTTTGAACTGGCCGTGAACGCCCTGGCACCCAACATCAAGGTCATCGCCCCGTGGCGCGACCCCGAATTCCGCAGGCAGTTCCCGGGCCGCACGGAAATGATCGCCTATGCGGAATCCCACGGCATTCCGATCCGCCAGTCCCTGAAAAAACCGTACTCCATGGACCGCAACCTGCTCCACATCTCGTTTGAAGCGGGCATGTTGGAAGACACCTGGTACGACGGCACCACCCCGGCCGACCGTGAAATGTACAAGCTTTCCGTCTCTCCGGAAGACGCCCCGGACCAGGCCGAATACATCCAGCTCCTGTATGAAAAGGGCGACGTGGTCGGCATTCAGTACGACGGACTGGACGGCCTGCTGAAAGAACTGGACGTCACCCCCCGCGGCGAACGCGACGGCTACACCCTGCTCAGCCCGCTGGGCGTCATGTATGTGCTCAACGCCCTGGGCGGCAAGCACGGCATCGGCCGCGTGGACATCGTAGAAAACCGCTTCGTAGGCATGAAGAGCCGCGGCATTTATGAAACCCCCGGCGGCACCATCCTGCTGGCGGCCCACCGCGACATTGAAACCATCACCGTGGACCGCGAAGTGCAGAAAGTGCGCGACTCCCTCATTCCGGAATACGCCACGCTGGTGTACAACGGCTTCTGGTTCGCGCCGGAACGCGAGGCCATCCAGGCCCTGGTCACCAAATCCCAGGAAACCGTCAATGGCGAAGTGCGCCTGAAGCTCTACAAGGGCAACATCATGTACGCAGGCCGCCGTTCCCCGCAGTCCCTGTACTCCGAAGAAATCGCCACCATGGAAGGCGGTCACGAAGAACTGTACAACCAGGACGACGCCGAAGGCTTCATCCACCTCAACGGCCTGCGCCTGAAGCAATTCAGCCGCGTCAACAAACCTTACGGCCACTAA